In a genomic window of Nocardiopsis mwathae:
- a CDS encoding ABC transporter permease subunit, with amino-acid sequence MILSPPRAAPEPARAAPRPTAVQRVRRRLSGSGASAAAIVIAVLWTLPTAGLLISSLRPEEQIKTTGWWTFFAEPVLTLRNYDDVLFGGTSQRQLASYFVNSFVIALPTMVFVVVLAALTAYALAWMNFPGRDWIFIGIFALQIVPLQMSLVPLLSLFSDGVTIGTTQVLPPWDLPGAFQFTRVWVAHTIFGLPLGIFLMHNFITQLPKSLIEAARADGAGHGVIFRRIVLPLIVPALVSLSILQFLWGWNDLLVALIFAGGSVEVAPLTVRLAEMAGTRGEEWQRLTAGAFVSMVVPLIVFFSLQRYFVRGLLAGSMKG; translated from the coding sequence GTGATCCTGTCCCCGCCCCGCGCCGCGCCCGAGCCCGCCCGGGCCGCTCCACGCCCCACCGCCGTCCAGCGCGTGCGGCGCCGGCTCTCGGGTTCGGGGGCCAGCGCCGCGGCCATCGTCATCGCGGTGCTGTGGACCCTGCCGACCGCCGGGCTGCTCATCTCCTCGCTGCGGCCCGAGGAGCAGATCAAGACCACCGGCTGGTGGACGTTCTTCGCCGAACCGGTGCTGACCCTGCGCAACTACGACGACGTCCTGTTCGGCGGAACCAGCCAGCGGCAACTGGCGAGCTACTTCGTCAACTCCTTCGTCATCGCGCTGCCGACCATGGTGTTCGTGGTCGTGCTCGCCGCACTCACCGCCTACGCCCTGGCCTGGATGAACTTTCCGGGGCGCGACTGGATCTTCATCGGGATCTTCGCACTGCAGATCGTCCCGCTGCAGATGTCGCTGGTGCCGCTGCTGAGCCTGTTCTCCGACGGCGTCACGATCGGCACCACCCAGGTCCTGCCGCCGTGGGACCTGCCCGGCGCCTTCCAGTTCACCCGGGTGTGGGTCGCGCACACCATCTTCGGGCTGCCGCTGGGCATCTTCCTGATGCACAACTTCATCACGCAGCTGCCGAAGAGCCTCATCGAGGCGGCGCGCGCCGACGGCGCCGGGCACGGCGTCATCTTCCGCCGGATCGTGCTCCCCCTGATCGTGCCCGCCCTGGTGTCGCTGTCCATCCTGCAGTTCCTGTGGGGGTGGAACGACCTGCTGGTGGCGCTGATCTTCGCCGGGGGCAGCGTCGAGGTGGCCCCGCTGACCGTCCGGCTCGCCGAGATGGCCGGGACGCGCGGTGAGGAGTGGCAGCGGCTGACCGCCGGCGCGTTCGTGTCCATGGTGGTGCCGCTGATCGTGTTCTTCTCACTGCAGCGCTACTTCGTGCGGGGGCTGCTCGCCGGAAGCATGAAGGGCTGA
- a CDS encoding ABC transporter substrate-binding protein: MAMPNRPPRGVAVTASALSLVLLATGCDYIGGTGATTAGRDGAGCEPFEEWSDVEGGTVTVYASIRDEEGERMQRAWQDFAECTGIDIRYEGSGEFEAQVQVKVDGGNAPDIAFFPQPGLLTRFVDSGDAVPLPDGVAERAREGYPEDWLQYVEHGGELYGTPLGANVKSFVWYSPGFFERNGYEIPESWDALIDLSDTIAGDGVKPWCAGIESGEATGWPVTDWLENVMLREHGPDVYDQWIDHEFPFDDPKVVQALDRVDGILRNPDYVNGGHGGVQSIATTSSQDGGLPILDEQCGMYLMGSFYAAQWPEGTEVAEDGDVFAFNLPAIDEEVGTPVLGGGEFAAAFSDRPEVVAVQEYIATVDYADRRAQEGAWFSAHRELDLDALDNPNDRLAAELLRDPDTVFRWDGSDYMPAAVGSGTLWRAMTNWINGSDTEEVLGYVEDSWPRA; this comes from the coding sequence ATGGCCATGCCCAACCGTCCACCGCGGGGAGTCGCTGTCACGGCTTCCGCGCTGTCACTGGTTCTCCTCGCCACCGGATGCGACTACATCGGCGGCACCGGCGCGACGACGGCCGGGCGGGACGGTGCCGGCTGCGAGCCCTTCGAGGAGTGGTCCGACGTCGAGGGCGGCACCGTCACCGTCTACGCCTCCATCCGCGACGAGGAGGGCGAGCGGATGCAGCGGGCCTGGCAGGACTTCGCAGAATGCACCGGGATCGACATCCGCTACGAGGGCAGCGGGGAGTTCGAGGCGCAGGTCCAGGTCAAAGTCGACGGCGGAAACGCACCGGACATCGCGTTCTTCCCGCAGCCGGGCCTGCTCACGCGGTTCGTCGATTCCGGCGACGCCGTTCCGCTGCCCGACGGCGTCGCCGAACGCGCCCGCGAGGGATACCCCGAGGACTGGCTGCAGTACGTCGAACACGGCGGCGAGCTCTACGGCACCCCTCTCGGCGCCAATGTGAAGTCGTTCGTCTGGTACTCGCCCGGGTTCTTCGAGCGGAACGGCTACGAGATCCCGGAGTCCTGGGACGCGCTCATCGACCTGAGCGACACGATCGCCGGCGACGGCGTCAAGCCGTGGTGCGCCGGCATCGAGTCCGGGGAGGCCACCGGCTGGCCGGTCACCGACTGGCTGGAGAACGTGATGCTCCGCGAGCACGGCCCCGACGTCTACGACCAGTGGATCGACCACGAGTTCCCGTTCGACGACCCCAAGGTGGTCCAGGCCCTCGACCGCGTCGACGGCATCCTGCGCAACCCCGACTACGTCAACGGCGGCCACGGCGGTGTGCAGAGCATCGCCACCACCTCCTCGCAGGACGGCGGGCTGCCCATCCTCGACGAGCAGTGCGGCATGTACCTGATGGGCTCCTTCTACGCCGCGCAGTGGCCCGAAGGCACCGAGGTCGCCGAGGACGGAGACGTCTTCGCCTTCAATCTTCCGGCCATCGACGAGGAGGTCGGCACGCCGGTCCTCGGCGGCGGGGAGTTCGCCGCCGCCTTCTCCGACCGCCCCGAGGTCGTCGCCGTGCAGGAGTACATCGCCACCGTCGACTACGCCGACCGCCGCGCCCAGGAGGGCGCCTGGTTCTCCGCGCACCGGGAACTCGACCTCGACGCGCTGGACAACCCCAACGACCGGTTGGCCGCCGAGCTGCTGCGCGACCCCGACACCGTGTTCCGCTGGGACGGCAGCGACTACATGCCGGCCGCCGTCGGCTCCGGCACCCTGTGGCGGGCCATGACCAACTGGATCAACGGCTCGGACACCGAGGAGGTACTCGGCTACGTCGAGGACTCCTGGCCGCGGGCGTGA
- a CDS encoding LLM class flavin-dependent oxidoreductase produces MALTFHWFLPTQGDGRGIVGGGHGVDVDSAWRAREPTVGYLAQVARAAEQFGFEGVLTPTGAWCEDAWLTTATLVEATERLKFLVAFRPGLLSPTLAAQMAATFQWLSGGRLLLNVVTGGEGAEQRAHGDFLDKDARYARTDEFLRVVRRLWSGQTVDFTGHHISVEGARLHRPPDPRPPLYFGGSSPAALRVAAARVDTYLTWGEPPPAVADKIDRVAALAAKRGRTLDYGIRLHVITRDTAAEAWADAERLLSRVDDATVRSVQQGLAASESEGQRRMSELHGGSRDRLEVHPNLWAGIGLVRGGAGTALVGSHREVADRIEEYHRLGLGEFVLSGYPHLEEAYRFGEGVLPILRERGLWNPPSALPAAAPAVPLADSDRDPAPAAT; encoded by the coding sequence ATGGCACTGACGTTCCACTGGTTCCTGCCGACGCAGGGCGACGGCCGCGGCATCGTCGGCGGGGGCCACGGCGTCGACGTCGACTCCGCCTGGCGCGCCCGCGAGCCCACCGTCGGCTACCTGGCCCAGGTCGCCCGTGCAGCCGAGCAGTTCGGCTTCGAGGGCGTGCTCACCCCCACCGGGGCCTGGTGCGAGGACGCCTGGCTGACCACGGCCACCCTGGTCGAGGCCACCGAGCGGCTGAAGTTCCTGGTCGCGTTCCGCCCCGGGCTGCTGTCCCCCACGCTGGCCGCCCAGATGGCCGCCACCTTCCAGTGGCTCAGCGGAGGCCGACTGCTGCTCAACGTGGTCACCGGCGGAGAGGGTGCCGAGCAGCGGGCCCACGGCGACTTCCTGGACAAGGACGCCCGCTACGCGCGCACCGACGAGTTCCTGCGCGTCGTGCGCCGACTCTGGTCGGGGCAGACCGTCGACTTCACCGGGCACCACATCTCCGTCGAGGGAGCCCGCCTGCACCGCCCGCCCGACCCGCGTCCGCCGCTGTACTTCGGCGGCTCCTCCCCGGCCGCGCTGCGGGTGGCGGCCGCCCGCGTCGACACCTACCTGACCTGGGGCGAACCGCCTCCTGCGGTCGCGGACAAGATCGACCGGGTCGCGGCCCTGGCGGCCAAGCGCGGCCGCACCCTGGACTACGGGATCCGGCTGCACGTCATCACCCGCGACACCGCAGCCGAGGCCTGGGCGGACGCCGAACGGCTGCTGTCCCGCGTCGACGACGCCACCGTCCGGTCCGTCCAGCAGGGTCTGGCCGCCAGCGAGTCCGAGGGGCAGCGGCGGATGAGCGAACTCCACGGCGGCAGCCGCGACCGGCTGGAGGTCCACCCCAACCTCTGGGCCGGGATCGGCCTGGTCCGGGGCGGCGCCGGGACCGCACTGGTGGGTAGCCACCGCGAGGTCGCCGACCGGATCGAGGAGTACCACCGGCTCGGCCTCGGCGAGTTCGTCCTCTCCGGCTACCCCCACCTGGAGGAGGCCTACCGGTTCGGTGAGGGCGTGCTGCCGATCCTGCGCGAGCGCGGACTGTGGAATCCGCCCTCCGCCCTCCCGGCGGCGGCCCCGGCCGTCCCCCTCGCCGACTCGGACCGGGACCCCGCCCCTGCGGCGACCTGA
- a CDS encoding carbohydrate ABC transporter permease, whose translation MAFDIFAELPKLLWLVIAVAAFLAVIGVLLVAVDGGPRTRYDWWQAACFLTPAGILLLVGLVYPVVRTTVLSFHGPGGDTPVGWDNYVWMFTRPEILLVLRNTLLWVVFAPLLATATGLVYSVLVDRSRYESVAKSLLFMPMAISFVGASIIWKFVYAYRPAGADQIGVLNQLVVWAGGEPRPWLLDGPLNTLLLIVVLIWIQAGFAMVILSAAIKAVPAEIVEAARIDGVNGWQLFWRITLPSIWPTVMVVLITISVQTLKVFDIVRTMTGGQFGTSVIANEMYGQAFRYGQLGHGSALAVFMFVLVIPLVLVQIRNARRTREAQSL comes from the coding sequence ATGGCATTCGACATCTTCGCTGAGCTGCCCAAGCTTCTCTGGCTGGTCATCGCCGTGGCCGCGTTCCTCGCCGTCATCGGCGTCCTGCTCGTCGCCGTCGACGGCGGCCCGCGCACGCGCTACGACTGGTGGCAGGCGGCCTGCTTCCTGACCCCCGCCGGGATCCTGCTGCTGGTCGGCCTGGTCTACCCCGTCGTGCGCACCACCGTGCTCTCCTTCCACGGCCCGGGCGGCGACACACCGGTCGGCTGGGACAACTACGTGTGGATGTTCACCCGGCCCGAGATCCTGCTGGTCCTGCGCAACACCCTGCTGTGGGTGGTGTTCGCCCCTCTGCTGGCCACCGCCACCGGCCTGGTCTACTCCGTCCTCGTCGACCGCTCCCGCTACGAGTCCGTCGCCAAGTCGCTGCTGTTCATGCCGATGGCGATCTCCTTCGTCGGCGCCAGCATCATCTGGAAGTTCGTCTACGCCTACCGCCCGGCCGGCGCCGACCAGATCGGCGTGCTCAACCAGCTCGTCGTGTGGGCCGGGGGCGAACCGCGGCCGTGGCTGCTCGACGGCCCGCTGAACACGCTGCTGCTCATCGTCGTGCTCATCTGGATCCAGGCCGGATTCGCCATGGTCATCCTGTCGGCCGCCATCAAGGCCGTCCCCGCCGAGATCGTGGAGGCGGCGCGCATCGACGGCGTCAACGGCTGGCAGCTGTTCTGGCGCATCACCCTGCCGTCGATCTGGCCCACGGTGATGGTCGTGCTCATCACCATCTCGGTGCAGACCCTCAAGGTCTTCGACATCGTCCGCACCATGACCGGCGGCCAGTTCGGCACCTCGGTCATCGCCAACGAGATGTACGGCCAGGCGTTCCGCTACGGCCAGCTCGGGCACGGCTCCGCCCTGGCCGTGTTCATGTTCGTTCTGGTCATTCCGCTCGTGCTGGTCCAGATCCGCAATGCCCGACGCACCAGGGAGGCGCAGTCGCTGTGA